Proteins encoded within one genomic window of Corynebacterium aurimucosum:
- a CDS encoding YigZ family protein, whose product MLESYQRPVAGEIVEHEIEIKRSRFITLIGRATTEEEARALIDAARDRFPDARHHCSAYIYHVDGSNPVERSSDDGEPSGTAGKPMLDVLKGSGLLDICAVVVRYFGGIKLGAGGLVHAYGGAVSETMEQVEPVTRALRELYTVEVSHADAGRLEAELRNRGVDMVDTAYAQAVTFTVSVEPGGEEELAATLAALTQGGVEPKEAGTAWVEL is encoded by the coding sequence ATGCTGGAGAGCTATCAGCGTCCCGTCGCCGGTGAGATTGTCGAGCACGAGATTGAGATCAAGCGTTCGCGGTTTATCACCCTTATCGGCCGCGCCACGACGGAAGAGGAAGCACGCGCGCTTATCGACGCCGCCCGCGACCGCTTCCCCGACGCCCGCCACCACTGCTCGGCCTATATCTACCACGTGGACGGCTCGAATCCAGTGGAGCGCTCCTCCGATGATGGCGAGCCCTCCGGCACGGCGGGCAAGCCCATGCTCGATGTTTTGAAGGGCTCCGGACTGCTCGATATCTGCGCGGTGGTCGTGCGATACTTTGGCGGTATCAAGCTGGGCGCGGGCGGGCTCGTTCACGCCTATGGCGGTGCCGTCAGCGAGACGATGGAGCAGGTTGAGCCCGTCACGCGTGCCCTACGCGAGCTCTATACCGTCGAGGTTTCCCACGCGGACGCCGGTCGCTTAGAGGCAGAGCTACGCAACCGGGGTGTGGACATGGTGGATACCGCCTACGCCCAAGCGGTGACTTTCACCGTGTCTGTGGAACCCGGCGGTGAGGAGGAGCTTGCGGCGACGCTCGCCGCGCTGACCCAGGGTGGGGTAGAGCCGAAGGAAGCTGGAACTGCCTGGGTGGAGCTTTAA
- a CDS encoding choice-of-anchor I family protein yields the protein MSRSISRRSLALCVATATSLSVAAPASSAAIVNNVIEHSAADASLKLTPVGTYESGVYAESAAEIVAFHPDSNRILTVNAHAGQIDVLDASAPANPTLIGSISAGEGKEINSVAVRPDGLAVAAVQQADKTEDGEALFFNAAAADLDTAEVGRVMVGALPDNVHLTADGGYALLANEGEPSNELNAEGTDYVTDPEGSVSVIKLPEAVEAPTQADARIAGFTAFDDQPLPEGVRVFGPSGHDSKPSIDFEPEYITSQDGKAFVSLQEANAIGVIDIESATVEKILPAHIADHSQVPLDPSNKDDAAELRTLPVKGLSMPDSIGAFTAGGQTYFATANEGDAREWGVKEKDGGSGVYTDEVELKDLVEDGKVCEGALGDVNVEELADKKHAGNLKLSNASGWNEEKGCFDELYAYGSRSFSIYDSEGNVVFDSGAEFEKITAELNEPGIFHHNADNEEAEFDDRSDNKGPEPEALTIGTVGERTYAFIGAERVGGIFVYDVTDPATASFVTYVNNRDFSTDEFAAAGDLGPEGFAFVDKADSPNGEHLLIVGNEVSGTTTVYNVEDLLNADEDNQDDADDHDNEDKSSQSSHSSTATIAVRSLIGVIAAVAAAVGLLNAPGVRETVLSFAPAPLREQLEKFL from the coding sequence ATGTCTCGCTCTATCTCCCGCCGCTCTCTCGCGCTCTGCGTGGCGACCGCAACCAGCCTCAGCGTGGCCGCACCGGCCTCCTCGGCCGCGATTGTGAACAACGTCATCGAGCACTCGGCGGCAGACGCCAGTCTCAAGCTCACCCCGGTTGGCACCTATGAGTCCGGGGTATACGCGGAGTCGGCTGCGGAGATCGTGGCCTTCCACCCGGACTCCAACCGCATCCTTACGGTCAATGCGCACGCGGGTCAGATTGATGTTCTCGACGCTTCTGCCCCAGCCAACCCCACCTTGATCGGCTCTATTTCTGCTGGTGAAGGCAAGGAAATCAACTCCGTAGCGGTGCGCCCCGACGGCCTGGCTGTGGCCGCCGTCCAACAGGCGGACAAGACTGAGGACGGCGAAGCACTGTTCTTCAACGCCGCGGCCGCGGACCTGGATACCGCCGAAGTGGGCCGCGTGATGGTGGGTGCATTGCCGGATAACGTCCACCTCACCGCAGATGGCGGCTACGCACTGCTGGCCAACGAAGGCGAACCATCCAATGAGCTCAACGCCGAGGGCACCGACTACGTGACGGACCCGGAAGGATCCGTCTCCGTTATCAAGCTTCCGGAGGCTGTTGAGGCGCCAACGCAGGCGGATGCCCGCATCGCTGGATTCACGGCTTTCGACGACCAGCCTCTGCCAGAGGGCGTGCGAGTCTTCGGCCCCTCCGGCCATGATTCTAAGCCGTCCATCGACTTTGAGCCGGAGTACATCACCTCCCAGGACGGCAAGGCTTTCGTGTCGCTGCAGGAGGCCAACGCCATCGGCGTCATCGATATTGAATCCGCCACGGTGGAGAAGATCCTGCCCGCCCACATCGCGGATCACTCGCAGGTCCCGCTGGACCCCTCGAACAAGGATGACGCGGCCGAGCTGCGCACGCTCCCGGTCAAGGGCCTGTCCATGCCAGATTCCATCGGCGCCTTCACCGCTGGTGGCCAGACCTACTTTGCCACTGCGAACGAAGGCGATGCCCGCGAGTGGGGTGTGAAGGAAAAGGACGGTGGCTCCGGCGTCTACACCGATGAAGTGGAACTCAAGGATCTGGTTGAGGATGGCAAGGTATGTGAGGGCGCGCTGGGCGACGTCAACGTGGAGGAACTCGCCGACAAAAAGCACGCTGGCAACCTGAAGCTGAGCAACGCCTCCGGCTGGAACGAAGAAAAGGGCTGTTTCGATGAGCTTTATGCCTACGGTTCTCGTTCCTTCAGCATCTACGACTCAGAGGGCAACGTTGTCTTCGATTCCGGCGCCGAGTTCGAAAAGATCACCGCTGAGCTCAACGAGCCGGGTATCTTCCACCACAACGCCGATAACGAAGAGGCAGAGTTCGACGATCGCTCTGATAACAAGGGCCCAGAACCAGAGGCCCTGACCATCGGCACCGTTGGGGAGCGCACTTATGCCTTCATTGGCGCCGAGCGCGTTGGCGGCATTTTCGTCTACGACGTCACCGACCCCGCCACCGCTTCCTTCGTCACCTATGTCAACAACCGCGACTTCTCCACTGATGAGTTCGCTGCTGCCGGCGACTTGGGCCCGGAGGGCTTTGCCTTCGTCGACAAGGCAGACTCCCCTAACGGTGAGCACCTGCTCATCGTAGGCAACGAGGTTTCCGGAACCACCACCGTCTACAACGTTGAGGACCTGCTCAATGCCGACGAGGACAACCAAGACGATGCCGACGACCACGATAACGAAGACAAGAGCAGCCAGAGTTCCCACTCCTCCACCGCGACCATCGCCGTCAGGTCTCTCATCGGAGTCATCGCCGCTGTCGCTGCCGCGGTAGGCCTGCTGAACGCCCCGGGTGTCCGCGAAACAGTTCTCAGCTTTGCTCCAGCACCGCTGCGCGAGCAGCTGGAGAAGTTCCTATAA
- the dnaE gene encoding DNA polymerase III subunit alpha has product MAKNSSFVHLHNHTEFSMLDGMAKVDMLADEVVRQGMPAVGMTDHGNMYGSNAFYQRMTSAGVKPIIGIEAYLAPESRFNKKRVLWGTPDQKRDDVSASGAYLHQTMLAENETGLRNLFKLSSLASYEGQLGKWPRMDAELIAEHAEGIIATTGCPSGDVQTRLRLGQFNEALEAAAMWQDIYGKDNFFLELMDHGLDIEKRTRDGLLEIGRKLDLPPLVTNDCHYVLESQAPSHEAMLCVQTGKTFMDPDRFKFDGTGYYIKTAAQMRELWDHMVPEACDNTLWIAERVQDYGAIWEEHTHDRMPIADVPEGYTPTSWLTHEVMEGLKDRFNGGDVPQEYIDRAEYEISVIDMKGYPSYFLIVAELIKHARSIGIRVGPGRGSAAGALVAYALTITNIDPIEHGLLFERFLNPERPSAPDIDIDFDDRRRGEMITYAAERWGEDKVAQVITFGTVKTKQAIKDSAKVHFGQPGFQMADRINGALPPAIMAKDIPLAGITDPEHERYSEAAEVRQMIETDPDVKKIYETARGLEGVVRQAGVHACAVIMASVRLMDHIPMWKRPADGAYITGWDYPACEAIGLLKMDFLGLRNLTVIGDCLENIKKNRGEEVHLEDLHADDPNASKVYDLLSRGDTLGVFQLDSGGMQELLKRMKPTGFKDIVASLALYRPGPMGVNAHWDYADRKNGRKEITPIHPELEEPLKEILDETYGLIVYQEQIMRISQKVANYTAGEADGFRKAMGKKKPEVLAQQYDKFWSGMKDNGYSKEAMDALWGTIEPFASYAFNKSHAAGYGLVSFWTAYLKAYYAPEYMAALLTSVGDKKDKSAIYLADCRHLGIRVLSPDVNESVETFQAVGEDIRFGMGAIRNVGGEVVDSIVKTRREKGAFTSFSDYLDKIELAACSKRVTESLIKAGAFDSLEHPRKGLMLIHEDAVDSVQTTKKAADKGQFDLFAGFGGGDEQGDSVSAFAIDIPEENWDRKHELALEREMLGLYVSGHPLDGFEEALNAQTDTPITKILNGEVGNGQELVIGGIISGVDRRFSKRDGSPWAIVSIEDHNGAQVDILVFNQVYSLVAPQIAEDNIILAKVQVKIRDERMSLFCSDIRVPDLGPGNGAGLPLRLTMRTDQCTMDNIARLKQVLVNNKGESDVYLTLVDGEESTMMVLGEHLRVERSSNLMGDLKATMGAGILG; this is encoded by the coding sequence ATGGCCAAAAACTCCTCCTTCGTCCATCTGCACAACCACACCGAGTTCTCCATGCTGGATGGCATGGCCAAGGTGGATATGTTGGCTGATGAGGTGGTCCGCCAAGGTATGCCGGCGGTGGGCATGACTGACCACGGCAACATGTACGGCTCCAATGCTTTTTACCAAAGGATGACTAGTGCTGGCGTGAAGCCCATCATCGGCATCGAGGCCTACCTGGCGCCGGAATCGCGCTTCAACAAGAAGCGCGTGCTGTGGGGAACCCCGGACCAGAAGCGCGATGACGTCTCTGCCTCCGGCGCCTACCTCCACCAGACCATGCTGGCGGAGAATGAAACCGGCCTGCGCAACCTGTTCAAGCTTTCCTCCTTAGCTTCCTATGAGGGTCAGTTGGGTAAGTGGCCGCGCATGGACGCCGAGCTGATTGCCGAGCATGCTGAAGGCATCATCGCGACCACCGGGTGCCCTTCCGGCGATGTGCAGACCCGCCTGCGCCTGGGCCAGTTCAACGAGGCGCTCGAAGCTGCTGCCATGTGGCAGGACATTTATGGCAAGGACAACTTCTTCCTAGAGCTCATGGACCATGGGCTGGACATCGAAAAGCGCACGCGTGACGGTCTGCTGGAGATCGGCCGCAAGCTGGATCTGCCGCCGTTGGTGACCAATGACTGTCACTACGTGCTGGAATCCCAGGCGCCTTCCCACGAGGCCATGCTCTGCGTGCAGACCGGCAAGACCTTCATGGACCCGGACCGTTTCAAGTTCGACGGCACCGGCTACTACATCAAGACTGCTGCGCAGATGCGTGAGCTGTGGGACCACATGGTGCCGGAGGCCTGCGATAACACCCTGTGGATTGCCGAGCGCGTGCAGGACTATGGCGCGATTTGGGAAGAGCACACCCACGACCGCATGCCGATTGCCGACGTCCCCGAGGGCTACACCCCAACCTCCTGGCTGACCCACGAGGTCATGGAAGGCCTGAAGGATCGCTTCAACGGTGGGGATGTGCCGCAGGAGTACATCGACCGTGCTGAGTACGAGATCAGCGTCATCGATATGAAGGGCTACCCTTCCTACTTCCTCATCGTGGCCGAGCTCATCAAGCACGCGCGCTCCATCGGCATTCGCGTTGGTCCGGGCCGTGGTTCGGCGGCCGGTGCGCTCGTGGCCTACGCGCTGACGATTACCAACATTGACCCCATCGAGCATGGCCTGCTCTTCGAGCGATTCTTGAACCCGGAGCGTCCGTCCGCACCGGATATCGATATCGACTTCGATGATCGCCGCCGCGGCGAGATGATTACCTACGCCGCCGAGCGGTGGGGCGAGGACAAGGTTGCCCAGGTGATCACCTTCGGTACCGTGAAGACCAAGCAGGCCATTAAGGACTCCGCCAAGGTGCACTTTGGCCAGCCGGGCTTCCAGATGGCGGACCGCATCAACGGCGCCCTGCCACCCGCGATCATGGCCAAGGACATCCCGCTCGCCGGCATCACGGACCCAGAGCACGAGCGCTATTCGGAGGCGGCCGAGGTCCGGCAGATGATTGAGACTGACCCGGACGTCAAGAAGATCTATGAGACCGCCCGCGGCCTCGAGGGCGTGGTCCGTCAGGCCGGCGTGCATGCCTGCGCGGTGATTATGGCCTCGGTCCGGCTCATGGACCACATCCCGATGTGGAAGCGCCCAGCCGACGGCGCCTACATCACCGGCTGGGACTACCCGGCCTGTGAGGCCATCGGCCTGCTGAAGATGGACTTCTTGGGACTGCGCAACCTCACCGTGATCGGTGACTGCCTGGAAAACATCAAGAAAAACCGCGGCGAGGAAGTCCACCTAGAAGACCTCCATGCCGACGACCCGAATGCCTCAAAGGTCTATGACCTGCTGTCGCGCGGCGATACGTTGGGCGTGTTCCAGCTCGACTCGGGCGGCATGCAGGAGCTGCTCAAGCGCATGAAGCCAACGGGCTTTAAGGACATCGTGGCGTCACTGGCGCTCTACCGCCCGGGCCCGATGGGTGTGAACGCGCACTGGGATTATGCGGACCGCAAGAACGGCCGCAAGGAAATTACCCCAATTCACCCCGAGCTGGAGGAGCCGCTCAAGGAAATCCTCGATGAGACTTACGGTCTTATCGTGTACCAAGAGCAGATCATGCGTATCTCGCAGAAAGTGGCAAACTACACCGCCGGCGAGGCAGATGGCTTCCGTAAAGCCATGGGTAAGAAGAAGCCAGAAGTGCTGGCCCAGCAGTATGACAAGTTCTGGAGCGGCATGAAGGACAATGGCTACTCCAAGGAAGCAATGGATGCTCTGTGGGGCACCATTGAGCCCTTCGCCTCCTACGCGTTCAACAAGTCCCATGCCGCGGGTTATGGTTTGGTGTCCTTCTGGACGGCCTACCTCAAGGCCTACTATGCGCCGGAATACATGGCCGCACTGTTGACCTCGGTGGGTGATAAGAAGGACAAGTCCGCTATCTACCTGGCTGACTGCCGCCACCTGGGCATCCGCGTGCTCTCACCGGACGTTAATGAGTCGGTGGAGACCTTCCAGGCTGTCGGCGAAGATATTCGTTTCGGCATGGGCGCTATCCGCAACGTCGGCGGGGAAGTGGTGGATTCCATCGTGAAGACCCGCCGGGAGAAAGGGGCTTTCACATCCTTCTCCGACTATCTGGACAAGATTGAGCTGGCGGCCTGTTCGAAGCGTGTCACCGAATCCCTCATTAAGGCTGGTGCTTTCGATTCCCTGGAACACCCACGCAAGGGCCTCATGCTTATTCATGAAGACGCCGTGGATTCGGTGCAGACGACCAAAAAGGCAGCCGACAAGGGGCAATTCGACCTCTTCGCTGGCTTCGGAGGCGGGGATGAACAGGGTGACTCTGTTTCTGCTTTTGCCATCGATATCCCGGAGGAGAACTGGGACCGTAAACACGAGCTGGCTCTGGAAAGGGAGATGCTCGGCCTGTACGTGTCTGGCCACCCGCTTGATGGTTTCGAGGAAGCACTGAATGCGCAGACGGATACCCCAATTACCAAGATCCTCAACGGCGAAGTGGGCAATGGCCAGGAGCTCGTGATTGGCGGCATTATCTCGGGCGTTGACAGGCGCTTTTCCAAGCGCGATGGCTCGCCCTGGGCCATCGTGAGCATCGAAGACCATAACGGCGCCCAGGTGGATATCCTCGTGTTCAACCAGGTGTACTCGCTGGTAGCCCCGCAGATCGCTGAAGACAACATCATCCTGGCCAAGGTCCAGGTGAAGATCCGCGATGAGCGCATGTCCCTGTTCTGCTCCGATATCCGCGTTCCCGATTTGGGGCCGGGTAACGGTGCCGGTCTGCCGCTGCGCCTGACCATGCGCACGGATCAGTGCACCATGGACAACATTGCGCGGCTGAAGCAGGTCTTGGTCAACAACAAGGGTGAGTCTGACGTGTACCTCACGCTTGTCGACGGCGAAGAGTCCACCATGATGGTCCTCGGCGAACATCTGCGCGTGGAGCGCTCCAGCAACCTCATGGGTGATCTCAAAGCGACGATGGGCGCCGGAATTCTCGGCTGA
- the ilvA gene encoding threonine ammonia-lyase IlvA, translating to MTSTPQDFEPIHASDIQLAQSRISSEIAPTPLQYCPRLSQETGYEVYLKREDLQDVRSYKIRGAIYGMSNLSEEQRTHGIVTASAGNHAQGVAYACRTMGIHGKIYVPEPTPKQKRDRILVHGGDLVELVVTGANFDEAAAAAHADAAERGAFFIEPFDSRDTVTGQGTVAAEIVSQLSSIGKSLDTVVVPVGGGGLISGITSYLADMAPRTAVVGIEPAGAASLSAAFAAGEPVTLETVDPFVDGAAVKRIGELPFQILEANQGRLHHDTVSEGAVCTEQLALYQNEGIIAEPAGALSVTGLRTLNLQPGSTVVCVISGGNNDVLRYAEIMERSLVHRGLKHYFLVNFPQEPGQLRHFLQDVLGPEDDITLFEYLKRNNRETGAALVGIELGSAAGIDGLLERMEASKLNCQQLKPGTPEYDFLVA from the coding sequence ATGACAAGCACCCCGCAAGACTTCGAGCCAATCCACGCCTCTGATATTCAACTGGCCCAATCGCGAATTAGCTCGGAGATTGCCCCGACTCCGCTGCAATACTGCCCGCGACTGTCCCAGGAAACCGGCTATGAGGTGTACTTAAAGCGCGAGGACCTGCAAGACGTGCGCTCCTACAAGATCCGCGGGGCTATCTACGGCATGTCCAACCTCAGCGAAGAGCAGCGGACGCACGGCATCGTCACGGCGTCGGCGGGAAACCACGCCCAAGGAGTGGCTTATGCCTGCCGCACCATGGGAATCCACGGCAAAATCTACGTGCCGGAACCGACCCCGAAACAAAAACGCGACCGCATCTTGGTCCACGGCGGCGACCTCGTGGAACTCGTTGTCACCGGCGCCAATTTCGATGAGGCAGCAGCTGCTGCGCACGCGGATGCAGCGGAGCGCGGCGCCTTCTTCATCGAGCCTTTCGATTCGCGCGATACCGTCACCGGCCAGGGAACTGTGGCTGCGGAAATCGTCTCCCAGCTGTCTTCGATCGGTAAATCCCTCGATACCGTGGTGGTCCCCGTGGGCGGTGGCGGCCTTATTTCCGGCATCACCTCCTATCTCGCTGACATGGCCCCGCGCACGGCGGTGGTGGGCATTGAGCCGGCCGGGGCAGCGTCGCTCAGCGCAGCGTTCGCTGCTGGTGAGCCGGTGACCCTGGAGACCGTTGATCCCTTCGTCGACGGTGCCGCCGTCAAACGCATTGGTGAGCTGCCCTTCCAGATCTTGGAAGCCAACCAGGGCCGCCTGCACCATGACACCGTCTCCGAAGGCGCCGTGTGCACGGAACAGTTGGCGCTGTACCAAAACGAGGGCATTATCGCCGAACCCGCCGGCGCGCTGAGCGTGACCGGCCTGCGGACGCTCAACCTGCAGCCAGGCTCAACGGTGGTGTGCGTGATTTCCGGCGGCAACAATGACGTGCTGCGCTATGCCGAAATCATGGAGCGCTCCCTGGTGCACCGTGGACTCAAGCACTACTTCCTGGTGAATTTCCCGCAGGAGCCCGGCCAGTTGCGCCACTTCCTGCAGGATGTTCTTGGTCCAGAGGATGACATCACGCTGTTCGAGTACCTCAAGCGCAATAACCGTGAGACCGGTGCCGCGCTGGTAGGTATCGAGCTGGGGAGTGCCGCAGGTATCGACGGACTGCTGGAGCGCATGGAGGCGTCGAAGCTTAATTGCCAGCAACTAAAGCCAGGTACCCCCGAGTACGATTTTCTTGTCGCATAA
- a CDS encoding cobalamin-independent methionine synthase II family protein, translated as MVNKIRTTHVGSLPRTQELLDANLERSAGTISDEKFHEILERSVADVVKRQVDLGIDIINEGEYGHITSGAVDYGAWWNYSFTRLGGLTMTDKDRWEIGDKIRSEPGKIRLSSMKDRRDRALFAEAYNDPDSGIFTGRKKVANPEFTGPVTYIGQEQVEADVKLLADALPEGTEGFVAALSPGAAARLPNKYYEDESDLVRACGEALKVEYKAITDAGLTVQFDAPDLAEAWDSVVPEPTVEDFQAFLRERIEILNESIKDIPREQTRLHICWGSWHGPHVTDIPFEDIIEEILQAKVGGFSFEGASPRHAHEWRVWKDHKLPEGTVIYPGVVSHSTNAVEHPRLVADRIIQFAELVGPENVIASTDCGLGGRLHRQIAWAKLESLVEGAQIATEELF; from the coding sequence ATGGTCAATAAGATCCGTACCACTCACGTCGGCTCGTTGCCGCGCACGCAGGAGCTGTTGGACGCTAACCTCGAGCGCTCCGCCGGCACCATCTCCGATGAGAAGTTCCACGAGATTCTGGAGCGCTCGGTCGCTGACGTGGTCAAGCGCCAGGTTGATCTCGGCATCGACATCATTAACGAAGGCGAATACGGCCACATCACCTCTGGCGCTGTGGACTATGGCGCCTGGTGGAACTACTCCTTTACCCGCCTGGGTGGTCTGACCATGACGGACAAGGACCGCTGGGAGATCGGTGACAAGATCCGCTCCGAACCGGGCAAGATTCGCCTCTCCTCGATGAAGGATCGCCGCGACCGCGCCCTGTTCGCGGAGGCCTATAACGACCCGGATTCCGGTATCTTTACCGGCCGCAAGAAGGTTGCAAACCCGGAGTTCACCGGTCCGGTTACCTACATCGGTCAGGAGCAGGTCGAGGCTGACGTGAAGCTGCTTGCCGATGCCCTCCCCGAAGGCACCGAAGGCTTCGTCGCCGCACTGTCCCCGGGCGCTGCGGCCCGCCTGCCCAACAAGTACTACGAGGATGAGTCCGATCTCGTGCGTGCGTGTGGCGAGGCGCTCAAGGTGGAGTACAAGGCCATCACCGATGCCGGCTTGACGGTGCAATTCGACGCCCCAGACCTGGCCGAAGCCTGGGACTCGGTGGTTCCGGAGCCGACGGTCGAGGATTTCCAGGCCTTCTTGCGCGAGCGCATTGAGATTCTCAACGAGTCCATCAAGGATATCCCGCGTGAGCAGACCCGCCTGCACATCTGCTGGGGCTCCTGGCATGGCCCGCACGTGACGGATATTCCTTTCGAGGACATCATTGAGGAGATCTTGCAAGCCAAGGTCGGCGGCTTCTCCTTCGAGGGCGCCTCGCCGCGTCATGCGCACGAGTGGCGCGTGTGGAAGGACCACAAGCTGCCGGAGGGCACTGTGATCTACCCGGGTGTGGTTTCGCACTCCACGAATGCTGTGGAGCATCCGCGCTTGGTGGCGGACCGCATCATCCAGTTTGCTGAACTGGTGGGCCCGGAAAACGTGATTGCATCGACGGACTGCGGCCTCGGCGGCCGTTTGCACCGCCAGATTGCGTGGGCCAAGCTGGAGTCCCTCGTGGAAGGTGCCCAGATTGCTACCGAGGAGCTGTTCTAA
- a CDS encoding RNA-binding S4 domain-containing protein, with amino-acid sequence MVNQPDGRPVRIDAWVWSVRMFKTRSEAATAVRAGHVKLNGNATKPAQQVVPGDRVRVWRNHHEHDLEVLATVSKRVGAPIARTCYIDHAPPLPPKEFMPSVPVRPRGAGRPTKKERRQMEKFRGGFR; translated from the coding sequence ATGGTGAATCAGCCCGACGGGCGGCCCGTACGCATTGATGCTTGGGTTTGGTCCGTGCGCATGTTCAAGACCCGCTCGGAGGCCGCCACGGCGGTGCGCGCCGGGCACGTCAAACTCAACGGCAACGCCACTAAGCCCGCGCAGCAGGTCGTTCCTGGCGACCGCGTGCGCGTGTGGCGCAACCACCACGAGCATGACCTTGAGGTGCTCGCCACCGTGTCCAAGCGCGTCGGCGCCCCGATTGCGCGCACCTGCTACATCGACCACGCCCCGCCGCTACCGCCGAAGGAATTTATGCCCTCCGTCCCGGTCCGCCCGCGCGGTGCTGGCCGCCCGACGAAGAAGGAGCGCCGGCAGATGGAGAAATTCCGCGGTGGATTCCGCTAA
- a CDS encoding GTP pyrophosphokinase has protein sequence MAESSMSRLSNQYHSWVHAHPTAAQDFRDAIEDLLNDAGIIFDRVATRVKLWPSLKAKAKKRRDNGELMYPKPWEDIHDVLGVRITVFHSTVIPEALEVLGETFTVLRSVDKAAETRISGGFGYGSHHLVLTVSEDSAATLEELEPYIGWTFEIQIRTVLQHAWAEFEHDIRYKQGPNPPSPQVDRLFTLAAGLIELADQQFDEIAALKAPSSEAGDDVEITAETLPGVLAIILGSRFPRSRSEHYRFLAELLDNNGITRLSQLKQLLDDDAIAHVHDAMRYRFRPGQVRLIDDLLLNKFGAQHIEATAEAGDRKDRKRRLNARLKALKNFRNN, from the coding sequence ATGGCTGAATCATCCATGTCCCGCCTGAGCAACCAGTACCATTCCTGGGTACACGCGCATCCTACCGCGGCGCAGGATTTCCGCGATGCCATCGAGGACTTGCTTAACGACGCCGGCATTATCTTTGACCGCGTAGCGACCCGCGTGAAGCTGTGGCCTTCTCTCAAGGCGAAAGCGAAGAAGCGCCGCGACAACGGCGAGCTGATGTACCCGAAGCCGTGGGAAGATATCCACGATGTTTTGGGGGTGCGAATTACCGTCTTCCACTCCACGGTTATCCCGGAAGCTCTAGAGGTTTTGGGAGAAACCTTTACCGTGCTGCGCTCGGTGGACAAGGCGGCGGAAACGCGGATTTCTGGTGGTTTTGGTTATGGCTCGCACCATTTGGTGCTGACGGTGTCCGAGGACAGCGCCGCCACGCTGGAGGAACTTGAGCCTTATATCGGCTGGACCTTCGAGATTCAAATCCGCACCGTGCTACAACACGCTTGGGCGGAATTTGAGCACGATATCCGGTACAAGCAGGGCCCGAACCCGCCTTCCCCGCAGGTGGATCGCCTCTTCACACTGGCTGCGGGCCTGATTGAGCTGGCGGACCAGCAATTCGATGAAATCGCCGCACTCAAAGCCCCCAGTTCTGAGGCAGGCGATGACGTGGAAATTACAGCCGAGACCCTCCCTGGTGTCCTCGCCATTATTCTGGGCAGCCGCTTCCCTCGTTCACGCTCGGAGCATTATCGCTTCCTTGCCGAGTTGCTCGACAACAACGGCATCACACGCTTGAGCCAGCTCAAGCAGCTGCTCGACGATGACGCCATCGCCCACGTACACGATGCCATGCGCTACCGCTTCCGCCCGGGCCAGGTCAGGCTTATCGACGACTTGCTGCTCAACAAATTCGGTGCCCAGCACATCGAAGCCACGGCCGAGGCCGGTGACCGCAAAGACCGCAAGCGCCGCTTGAATGCTCGGCTGAAGGCCTTAAAGAACTTCCGAAATAATTAG